The window ATGAATCCGTTTGGTTTGCTCCTGGGATTCATCGACTGTGAGAATGAGATATCTTGTTCCAAGCTCGTAATCAATTTCGGGTTTGGTTGATGTGGTCAATTGAGCAACGGAAGCTTTGATTTTACGAATCTTGGTTTGAGGAAAGCCGGAATCTGGATCTCTGACAGTCACAGCAAGTGTTAGTTCACCTTCAGAACCTAATATTTTCAAAGGATAGGTTGCTTGAGTGCTGCCTTCATCTTCAGGAATCGCTAAGACTTTGTTCTTTAAGCTTTCTTCATGCATGTAAAAGAGAGCCTGAGCTGTTAAGGAAGTCATGACGTGTTTATCCTCCGGTGGAACAAAGGAAAGGAGAGCATTCATCAAATAGGATTTGCCCGAGGCGCTACGCGCCATGATCTGACCGCAAAGCGGTCTGTCTAACTTTCGTGAGATGGTGATCAAGTAGCCTAAGAGTCTGTTGCTTTCTTCACCAACTAGACCCACCTTGTCAAAGTCCTGTTGGATCTTCTCGATGAGATTGGGATCTCTAAGAAAAGCTAAGGCTTCTTGTTCCTGCTCAGGTGAAAGTTCGGGAGCTTGATCAAAAGTTTGTAGTTTTTGTTTGAGACGTTCTTCTTGATATGGCTCAATTAGTTCAATGATGGTGGTGAGATCCTTTTCAATCTCTTCTCTCAAAGCTCCGGTGATATCAGAAGCTACCGCTACGAAAGATTTACGGGAGCGGGCGTTATAGAGATCTAGCGTATCAAAATGAATTCGGTCATTGGCTTTGATGCGCAGATTGAGTTTGAGCACTTCCAGGTTATTATTCTTCTCCATGCCACGGAGCCGATATAAGCGATCTTCTAGATCAATGAAGACTTCCTGAGTTTCTTCTGAAATTTGCAGCTTCATGAATTAACCTCTTTTTCCAGAGCTCTGAGTAGTTGGTGTATTTTATCTGCTTGGTCTAGATGCTGGTTTTCATATTCTATAAGCCAATCAACAAGTTGAGCTGAAATGTGTTTAAGCCCTTTTTTCTTCTTAGAGCCTTTAATTTTGTCCTGGTTCATAGTCGGTATTCCTATCTCTTTCTGATTCCAGATCCTTGATGATTTGCTTGAGCACTTCACTCTGTTGAAACTCCGTCTGTGCATACTCCAACAAACGAAGTAGTAGTTTGGTTAAGCGGGTTCCTTGATCGTCTTTTGGCATTTAATCTCCTTATGAGTTTTATATTCATTTATACTAGCATCTAGTATAGCTATTCGCAGTTTATACTAGACTCTAGTATATTTAGTCAACTCATTTAGAAAGTCATTTGCACAGAAAACTATTCCTGCCTAACATTTTCATTTACTCAATGAGCAACAAACCAACCTTTTCGGAAAAATTAAAAAAGGCCAGAGAACAACTTGGTCTAAGCCAAGCTCAAGCGGCTTTAGCTTGGGGTGTGAATAAGCGGACTCTCCAAGCTTGGGAAAGAGGAGCTAATACACCACACGAATTTACAATACGTGAAGTTGAAAGAATTATTGAAGAATCATTAAAAGGTTTATAACCACTCCTAACAAAAAACCTTAAACTACTTCTTCCCCTCGCAAGAGCAAGGAGAAGAAGTAGCCGGAGGCCTAACTTGGGTGTGTTGGGTATGTCCTAGCAGTCAAATGACAGCTACGCTGGCGTGAAGACTGCCATCGTAGTCATAATCGTAAAAGTCATAGGTGTCATCCTACGATGTTTATGACATAGGGTTTGGGGCGGTTTCTTAGCGAGGACAGGACGTCCTCGCAACCCAGGCATGGATGCCTCTTATCACGATGAGCGGAGCCAGGCGTAGCGAATGAACTATGGGGGTGCGTGGGAGGAAGCTGGCGTGGTCTATGCGGGAGCCAGGAGACTTCCGTGGGCAACGGCTCGCGCACAATACGCCGGTATGTCAGAGCAACCGACTCTGGGAAGGTGCCTCCCAGGAAGGGCTCCCAGTTTCTTCAAGGCGGTGCTTGGCATACTGGCCTGTTGTGCGAAGCTCTCCCAAAGCAAGCACTAGACCATGACAGCTACTCTTCCCTCCAAACGCAAGGAGCTTTGGTTAGTTGCTTTTCTTTCGTTTGAGACTAATAAAATAGAATATCGAAAATAAGGCTGCTATTGGCCATGTAGGTATCCAAAAACTATTAAACTTTAATTCTTCATTAGAAAAGCTTCCGGGAATAAGAACTGAGAAGTCAGGTTTGCTCACATTAAAATAAAATTTACTCTCTCCAGGAAAGCCTGTTGTAACAATTTTAATTGCCGAATGGTATAAACCAATTGACGTGACTTCGCTTTCGCCACCCATTTCAAAAGAAACAGACAAAGGCAGTAATGAAATTTGAACAATCCAAAATAAGACAATAACTACCTTCAACATAAAATTTTCTAAAGCTTCTAAATATCAAATTCCCAAACTTCGTCATTATAGAAAACGATTGCATCCGACATTAATTCTTGCAGGGATTCTCCATCATTTCTAAAAAAGATGTCATCACCTAGTTCCCCACCGGATATTACAACTGTAAATTTTTCCTTAGCGGCACGTGCTCCATCAGTTTTAATAACAACCGAAGATCCTTCCTCAGATATTTTATTAAAAGCAGAAAAATACTTTGATAAATAATCTAATGAAGGATCGCAATCGATGTCTAGTTCAATTAAAAGCTGTTCTACTTGTTTTATAGTGTTTTTATTCATTTTTATTTACTTAATGCACTAGATATATCATCTACAGATCTTAATTGTCCACTGGCAACTTGATTTACAACCCCTCTTATTTGAGAAGCAGATGTTGAACCCCCATTACTCCCAATTATTTTCTGCGCTACTGCTGATGCAGTTCTTTTGTTACCATCGTTAAACATATGCCTACCAGCAATATCTCTTATAGCCACTGCTGCTTTCCCGTTAACAGTGCTTTGATACTGCATATTAGCTATAACAGTATCTACCTCACCAGTTAAAGTAGTAGTTCCTCCAGCAGCTTTATTTATACCCATAATATCATCAACCGTTGGAACAACAATATCTTCAGATGTTTTAACGATTGCACTCTTAGTCCCTAGACCACCTAAACCTTTTAATGCAGTATTAATACCAGGTCCAGCTATAGCATTTAGTGAAAGCCCTAAAACTCCTTCTCCAAACTCAGCAAATTTAACATCTGCCATAGAACCTTCTACTGTCTGAGCAAGGACTGAGCTTGGGATATTATTTGTTCCTCCAAACATATCCTTCAGAGCAGTTAATTTTTCTCCTCCAGGAGGAAGATTAGAAATTCTTTCTATTTCGGTAATGAAAGCTATTTCTGCCTTTTGCTGTTTAGAACTTTTCTCAAGTTCTCCAACTTTCTGTGCTAGCTGTTGTTTTCTTTTACCACTTTGAGCTTTGTCTAAAAGACCTTTTGTTCTCTTAAGTTGAGTTTCAGTTTTCTTTTGATCC of the Verrucomicrobiota bacterium genome contains:
- a CDS encoding helix-turn-helix transcriptional regulator, translated to MSNKPTFSEKLKKAREQLGLSQAQAALAWGVNKRTLQAWERGANTPHEFTIREVERIIEESLKGL
- a CDS encoding Fic family protein produces the protein MFGGTNNIPSSVLAQTVEGSMADVKFAEFGEGVLGLSLNAIAGPGINTALKGLGGLGTKSAIVKTSEDIVVPTVDDIMGINKAAGGTTTLTGEVDTVIANMQYQSTVNGKAAVAIRDIAGRHMFNDGNKRTASAVAQKIIGSNGGSTSASQIRGVVNQVASGQLRSVDDISSALSK